In one Umezawaea sp. Da 62-37 genomic region, the following are encoded:
- a CDS encoding DUF6055 domain-containing protein — protein sequence MIAGPVRSATAQAVAKSVYIPARWTQTGEVPWASERTRESTNFILLWGERSGTNPVSAPSPYNFDPNSVITQLENLYSFYVNTMRFTPETGLLAQHKIIVIVTRTWNRTALDAWATGGSVDGRVGVINVAPGAALPGSWGLAHELGHVFQAYTTMGRPGYGLTAPYAGTFWETSAEFMAMQALPTTAAGDLTRWLRSENLYWSSSRHHYGNWMLMQYVKDRDGLAMVNRIWNEARTDEHPLEVYRRLAGITQAELNRRIGEYATRNVTWDFGNRATLKPFIDNVYGSGFLKAYNGGSVEPVDLAAGHFRMNTRVAPSDYGFNKVKLTAASEGALVKVRVKGHAETGASGWAFGLVAVREGVPRYSPVTVGVDGQITFQLQPGEREVWLVVTGTPNTVPHYAFLDGHDKARRYPYEFRVSGATPSGFEAGYVKPAPTGGGHWHANGGGWVANTASVASTVYVGPKAAVVGRATVTGNARIEGLGWVNGGTVGGNAVVRDNALVQDGANLSGNVVVGGDAEFAIPCSAGTYSAFNPDRGCDGRGGEVDVNPSHGTFPTSDLALT from the coding sequence ATGATCGCGGGTCCAGTGCGATCCGCGACCGCGCAAGCGGTGGCGAAGTCGGTCTACATCCCGGCGAGGTGGACGCAGACCGGTGAGGTGCCCTGGGCGTCCGAGCGCACCCGTGAGTCCACCAACTTCATCCTGCTGTGGGGAGAGCGGTCCGGCACCAACCCGGTTTCCGCGCCCTCGCCGTACAACTTCGACCCCAACAGCGTCATCACGCAACTGGAGAACCTGTACTCGTTCTACGTGAACACGATGCGGTTCACGCCGGAGACCGGACTGCTCGCGCAACACAAGATCATCGTCATCGTGACCCGCACGTGGAACCGCACCGCGTTGGACGCGTGGGCGACAGGCGGGTCGGTGGACGGACGAGTCGGCGTCATCAACGTCGCTCCGGGCGCGGCGCTACCCGGTTCGTGGGGGTTGGCGCACGAGTTGGGCCACGTGTTCCAGGCGTACACCACCATGGGACGTCCGGGGTACGGGCTCACCGCGCCGTACGCGGGCACGTTCTGGGAGACCAGCGCGGAATTCATGGCGATGCAGGCGCTGCCCACGACCGCGGCCGGTGACCTGACCCGGTGGTTGAGGTCGGAGAACCTGTACTGGAGTTCCAGCCGTCACCACTACGGCAACTGGATGCTGATGCAGTACGTCAAGGACCGGGACGGCCTCGCGATGGTCAACCGCATCTGGAACGAGGCGCGCACCGACGAGCACCCGCTGGAGGTCTACCGGCGTCTGGCCGGCATCACCCAGGCGGAGCTGAACCGGCGGATCGGCGAGTACGCCACGCGCAACGTCACCTGGGACTTCGGCAACCGCGCCACCCTCAAGCCCTTCATCGACAACGTCTACGGTTCCGGCTTCCTCAAGGCCTACAACGGGGGCTCGGTCGAACCGGTCGACCTCGCGGCGGGCCACTTCCGGATGAACACCCGCGTCGCACCGTCGGACTACGGCTTCAACAAGGTCAAGCTGACGGCCGCCTCCGAGGGCGCGCTGGTGAAGGTCCGCGTCAAGGGCCATGCCGAGACCGGCGCGAGTGGCTGGGCGTTCGGCTTGGTCGCGGTTCGCGAGGGCGTGCCCCGCTACTCGCCGGTGACGGTCGGGGTCGACGGCCAGATCACCTTCCAGCTCCAACCCGGTGAGCGTGAGGTCTGGCTCGTGGTCACCGGCACACCGAACACCGTGCCCCACTACGCCTTCCTCGACGGCCACGACAAGGCGCGCCGCTACCCCTACGAGTTCCGCGTCTCCGGTGCCACCCCGTCAGGTTTCGAAGCGGGCTACGTCAAGCCCGCTCCGACCGGCGGCGGCCACTGGCACGCCAACGGCGGCGGGTGGGTCGCCAACACCGCCTCTGTCGCATCCACCGTCTACGTGGGTCCGAAGGCGGCGGTAGTGGGCCGCGCGACGGTCACCGGCAACGCCCGGATCGAGGGGCTGGGCTGGGTCAACGGCGGCACGGTCGGTGGCAACGCCGTGGTGCGCGACAACGCCTTGGTCCAGGACGGCGCGAACCTGTCCGGCAACGTCGTGGTGGGTGGCGACGCGGAGTTCGCCATCCCCTGCTCCGCGGGCACCTACTCGGCGTTCAACCCCGACAGGGGATGCGACGGCCGCGGTGGCGAGGTCGACGTCAACCCGAGCCACGGCACGTTCCCCACCTCCGATCTCGCGCTCACCTGA
- a CDS encoding cellulase family glycosylhydrolase produces the protein MSGRTVRRRAVLAVLGSAVTLVCAALVAATGSYASSTSAAFACKVDYTAKDWGSGFGADVTIGNLGSTAVNGWTLTYTHTGNQTLQQGWNGVWSQSGKWVTVTNTTWNAAIPAKGSVSAGANFAYSGTNATPTDFAVNGAACTGTPPTTTTTTTTTTTTGPPPTSAPALKVSGNKLVTASGATYRLLGVNRSSGEFACVQGKGVWDGGPVDQASVTAMKAWNIRSVRIPLNEDCWLGLSGSPSGSTYQQAVKDYANLLVANGINPILDLHWTHGLYTGTTSACSDVNAICQKPMPSMQYTPTFWTQVANAFKGSNAVVFDLFNEPYPDAANNWSDMAAAWRCLRDGGTCTGFSYEVAGMQDLLDAVRATGATNVVMSAGLTWTNDLSQWLTYKPNDPTGNLMASWHSYNFNACVTTSCWDSQIGAVAAQVPVHAGEIGQDTCAHDYIDQVMTWLDAHRLGYTAWTWNPWGCTAGNVLIQDYNGTPTAGYGEGFRAHLLTVTP, from the coding sequence ATGTCGGGTAGAACTGTGCGGCGACGCGCCGTGCTCGCCGTGTTGGGATCCGCAGTCACCCTCGTGTGCGCCGCCTTGGTCGCTGCCACGGGTTCGTACGCGAGCAGCACCTCAGCGGCCTTCGCCTGCAAGGTCGACTACACCGCCAAGGACTGGGGCTCGGGCTTCGGCGCCGACGTGACGATCGGCAACCTCGGCTCGACGGCGGTCAACGGATGGACGCTGACCTACACCCACACCGGGAACCAGACCTTGCAGCAGGGCTGGAACGGTGTCTGGTCCCAGTCGGGCAAGTGGGTCACCGTCACCAACACCACGTGGAACGCGGCCATCCCCGCGAAGGGAAGCGTGAGCGCAGGCGCCAACTTCGCCTATAGCGGCACCAACGCCACCCCGACGGACTTCGCGGTCAACGGCGCCGCTTGTACCGGCACTCCCCCGACGACCACGACGACGACCACCACCACCACCACGACCGGGCCACCGCCGACCTCCGCGCCCGCGCTGAAGGTGTCGGGCAACAAGCTGGTCACCGCGAGCGGGGCGACCTACCGGTTGCTCGGCGTCAACCGCTCCAGCGGCGAGTTCGCGTGCGTGCAGGGCAAGGGCGTGTGGGACGGCGGCCCGGTCGACCAGGCTTCGGTGACCGCGATGAAGGCGTGGAACATCCGCTCGGTGCGGATACCGCTGAACGAGGACTGCTGGCTGGGTCTGTCCGGTTCACCCAGCGGCTCGACCTACCAGCAGGCCGTGAAGGACTACGCGAACCTGCTGGTGGCCAACGGGATCAACCCGATCCTGGACCTGCACTGGACCCACGGCCTCTACACCGGCACCACCTCGGCCTGCTCCGACGTCAACGCGATCTGCCAGAAGCCCATGCCGAGCATGCAGTACACGCCGACGTTCTGGACCCAGGTCGCCAATGCGTTCAAGGGCTCCAACGCGGTCGTGTTCGACCTGTTCAACGAGCCCTACCCGGACGCGGCGAACAACTGGTCGGACATGGCGGCCGCGTGGCGCTGCCTGCGCGACGGCGGCACCTGCACCGGTTTCAGCTACGAGGTCGCGGGCATGCAGGACCTGCTCGACGCGGTGCGCGCGACCGGCGCGACCAACGTGGTCATGTCCGCCGGGCTGACCTGGACCAACGACCTGAGCCAGTGGCTGACCTACAAGCCGAACGACCCGACCGGCAACCTGATGGCCTCGTGGCACTCCTACAACTTCAACGCCTGCGTGACCACGTCCTGCTGGGACAGCCAGATCGGCGCGGTGGCGGCGCAGGTGCCGGTGCACGCCGGTGAGATCGGCCAGGACACCTGCGCGCACGACTACATCGACCAGGTGATGACCTGGCTCGACGCGCACCGCCTCGGCTACACCGCCTGGACCTGGAACCCCTGGGGTTGCACCGCGGGCAACGTGCTCATCCAGGACTACAACGGCACGCCAACCGCCGGCTACGGCGAAGGCTTCCGCGCACACCTGCTCACCGTCACACCGTAG
- a CDS encoding cellulose binding domain-containing protein: MPLGDSITAGPGCWRALLWDQLQRNGYTNIDFVGSQPGGGCSVPHDGDNEGHGGFSATGIADQNLLPPWLAAARPDVVLMHLGTNDMWGGHIPLDAVLTAYTKLVDQMRANNPAMKILVAKIIPMEPSGCADCPQRVVALNNAIPGWAAGKSTAQSPITVVDQWTGFNAATDTNDGVHPIDSGFRKMADRWYPALAMALTGTTPPPTTTTTTTTPPPTGSCTATYRVANQWSDGFQGEVTVRNTKATQTSAWTATVRFANGQQLTQVWNATATQNGPTMTARNADWNGILAPGASTGFGFQANWTGTNALPTVDCTVS; encoded by the coding sequence ATGCCGTTGGGCGACTCCATCACCGCGGGCCCCGGCTGCTGGCGCGCCCTGCTCTGGGACCAGTTGCAGCGCAACGGATACACCAACATCGACTTCGTCGGATCTCAGCCGGGTGGCGGGTGTTCGGTACCGCACGACGGCGACAACGAGGGACACGGCGGCTTCTCCGCCACCGGCATCGCCGATCAGAACCTGCTGCCGCCCTGGTTGGCGGCGGCCCGGCCCGACGTGGTCCTGATGCACCTGGGCACCAACGACATGTGGGGCGGCCACATCCCGCTCGACGCCGTCCTGACCGCCTACACCAAGCTCGTCGACCAGATGCGGGCGAACAACCCGGCCATGAAGATCCTAGTCGCGAAGATCATCCCGATGGAACCCAGCGGCTGCGCCGACTGCCCCCAACGGGTGGTGGCGCTCAACAACGCGATCCCCGGTTGGGCGGCGGGGAAGAGCACCGCGCAATCACCGATCACCGTCGTCGACCAGTGGACCGGGTTCAACGCAGCCACCGACACCAACGACGGGGTGCACCCGATCGACTCCGGCTTCCGCAAGATGGCCGACCGCTGGTACCCCGCCCTGGCCATGGCCCTCACCGGCACAACGCCTCCCCCGACCACCACGACGACGACCACCACTCCACCGCCCACCGGAAGCTGCACGGCGACCTACCGCGTGGCCAACCAGTGGAGTGACGGATTCCAAGGCGAGGTGACCGTGCGCAACACCAAGGCGACCCAGACTTCGGCCTGGACCGCCACGGTGCGCTTCGCCAACGGGCAGCAGCTCACCCAGGTCTGGAACGCCACCGCCACCCAGAACGGACCGACGATGACCGCGCGCAACGCGGACTGGAATGGAATCCTGGCCCCAGGCGCCTCAACCGGGTTCGGCTTCCAGGCGAATTGGACGGGGACCAACGCCCTGCCGACGGTCGACTGCACCGTGAGCTGA
- a CDS encoding ISAs1 family transposase, whose protein sequence is MSSSPITVLSRQLAPLGEVAPQARTGLLEVLESVPDPRRKRGVRYRFAAILFVSVCAVVSGARSFAAIAEWAADAAEDTLSGMGIGAPNASTIRRALSALTGDGFDTAIGVWLSGRVKAAWMGAPGRRRRRAIAVDGKALRGSRHGEQRARMVMACLDHDSGVTVGQVEIAEKSNEIPMFAALLDTIVDVTGLVVTADALHAQRGHAEYLHGRGAHYVITVKGNQKALRDQLAGLPWKDVPIGYRETDTGHGRVVTRTYKVVTVAAGILFPHAAQAVRIVRTRKRKGSTRRASRETVYAVTSLTAAQAQPAELARYIRGHWHVENKLHWVRDVTMGEDASRARTGGGPRMMASLRNLAISLLRLTGHTNIAKAVRHMGRRPERAIKLISAS, encoded by the coding sequence GTGTCATCGTCTCCCATCACTGTCCTGTCACGCCAGTTGGCCCCGCTGGGCGAGGTGGCGCCGCAGGCGCGGACCGGGTTGCTCGAGGTGTTGGAGTCGGTGCCGGATCCACGCAGGAAACGGGGTGTGCGGTATCGGTTCGCGGCGATCCTGTTCGTGTCGGTGTGCGCGGTGGTCTCCGGTGCGCGGTCGTTCGCCGCGATCGCCGAATGGGCCGCGGACGCGGCCGAGGACACGCTGAGCGGAATGGGGATCGGCGCACCGAACGCGTCCACGATCCGGCGGGCGCTCTCGGCATTGACCGGTGACGGGTTCGACACCGCGATCGGCGTCTGGCTGTCCGGGCGTGTCAAGGCAGCGTGGATGGGGGCGCCGGGCAGGCGGCGGCGCCGCGCGATCGCGGTCGACGGTAAGGCGCTGCGGGGTTCCCGTCACGGCGAGCAGCGCGCGCGAATGGTGATGGCGTGCCTGGACCACGACAGCGGGGTCACGGTGGGCCAGGTCGAGATCGCGGAGAAAAGCAACGAGATCCCCATGTTCGCAGCACTTCTGGACACGATCGTCGATGTGACCGGTCTCGTCGTCACCGCCGACGCGTTGCACGCGCAACGCGGGCATGCCGAGTACCTGCACGGCCGTGGCGCGCACTACGTGATCACCGTGAAGGGCAACCAGAAGGCGTTGCGCGATCAGTTGGCGGGCCTGCCGTGGAAGGACGTGCCGATCGGGTACCGCGAGACCGACACCGGCCACGGCCGGGTAGTCACCCGCACCTACAAGGTCGTCACCGTCGCCGCCGGGATCCTGTTCCCGCACGCCGCCCAGGCCGTCCGGATAGTGCGGACCCGTAAACGCAAGGGCAGCACCAGGCGCGCGAGCCGCGAGACGGTGTACGCGGTGACATCCCTGACCGCCGCGCAGGCCCAGCCCGCCGAGTTGGCCCGCTACATCCGCGGGCACTGGCACGTGGAGAACAAGCTGCACTGGGTCCGCGACGTGACGATGGGCGAAGATGCCTCTCGGGCACGCACCGGCGGCGGGCCCAGGATGATGGCCAGCCTGCGCAATCTCGCCATCAGCCTGCTACGCCTGACCGGCCACACCAACATCGCCAAAGCCGTACGTCATATGGGAAGAAGGCCCGAACGAGCCATCAAGTTGATCTCAGCCAGCTGA
- a CDS encoding right-handed parallel beta-helix repeat-containing protein, translating to MSSISRRALLASAAATALATTTRSAWAAPPATADGFAGVNSLGQNGTTGGAGGPVVTVRDADAFLDYCDRNEPYVIQVDGVMRISSKQGVRSNKTIIGLGSTAEITGGGLDLYRRQNVIIRNLRFTGADDDAISIQQSSHHVWIDHCDLSGGADGLVDIVRGADYITVSWNHFHDHSKTALLGHSDSNAGQDTGKLRVTFHHNFFDGTAQRHPRVRFGEPIHVYNNYFRNNTLYGVASTENAGVLVEANYFEDVPHPIYSGYDESGPGRVVERGNVYVRSGTPETLGTVVEPRTYYAYTPDSAASLPGTVPAGVGVGRI from the coding sequence ATGAGCAGCATCAGCCGACGGGCGCTACTCGCGAGCGCCGCCGCGACAGCGCTGGCCACGACCACCAGGTCCGCGTGGGCGGCCCCTCCCGCCACCGCCGACGGCTTCGCCGGGGTGAACTCGCTCGGCCAGAACGGCACCACCGGCGGCGCGGGCGGCCCGGTCGTCACGGTGCGGGACGCGGACGCGTTCCTGGACTACTGCGACCGCAACGAGCCGTACGTCATCCAGGTCGACGGGGTGATGCGGATCAGCAGCAAGCAGGGCGTGCGGTCGAACAAGACGATCATCGGGCTGGGGTCCACCGCCGAGATCACCGGCGGCGGCCTCGACCTGTACCGCAGGCAGAACGTGATCATCCGCAACCTCCGGTTCACCGGCGCGGACGACGACGCGATCAGCATCCAGCAGTCCTCGCACCACGTCTGGATCGACCACTGCGACCTCAGCGGCGGCGCCGACGGGCTGGTCGACATCGTCCGCGGCGCCGACTACATCACCGTCTCGTGGAACCACTTCCACGACCACAGCAAGACCGCGCTGCTGGGCCACTCCGACTCCAACGCGGGCCAGGACACCGGCAAGCTCCGGGTGACGTTCCACCACAACTTCTTCGACGGCACCGCCCAACGACACCCGAGGGTCCGCTTCGGCGAGCCGATCCACGTCTACAACAACTACTTCCGCAACAACACCCTCTACGGCGTCGCGTCGACCGAGAACGCGGGAGTCCTGGTCGAGGCCAACTACTTCGAGGACGTCCCCCACCCGATCTACTCGGGCTACGACGAGAGCGGGCCGGGGCGCGTGGTCGAGCGCGGCAACGTCTACGTCCGCTCCGGCACCCCCGAGACGCTCGGCACCGTGGTGGAGCCGCGCACCTACTACGCCTACACCCCCGACAGCGCCGCCAGCCTGCCCGGCACCGTTCCGGCGGGCGTCGGCGTCGGCCGGATCTGA
- a CDS encoding right-handed parallel beta-helix repeat-containing protein, with product MSPINRRRLIAGAALTAFAATAPRAAWADPDADAVADGFAGVTALGQNGTTGGAGGQAVTVTTAQALRDYVGRKEPYVISVSGRIEVDDMLTVVANKTIFGIGSTAEITGGGLQLGSTTRPGNNVIIRNLRFTDASDDSISVTNSAHHVWIDHCDLSRGFDGLLDIKRESDYVTVSWNHFHDHSKTALLGHSDTYTADRGKLRVTYHHNFFDRTDQRHPRVRFGEPVHVYNNYYRGNSLYGVASTEDAGVLVEANYFENVAYPVLSGYDKSGPGRVVERGNVYVGSGTPQTLGTVVEPRTYYAYSLDNAADVPALVTAGAGVGRVQRRTS from the coding sequence ATGAGCCCCATCAACCGACGGCGGCTGATCGCGGGCGCGGCGCTGACCGCCTTCGCCGCCACCGCGCCGCGCGCCGCGTGGGCCGACCCGGACGCCGACGCCGTGGCCGACGGCTTCGCGGGCGTGACCGCGCTGGGCCAGAACGGGACCACCGGCGGCGCGGGCGGCCAAGCCGTCACCGTGACGACCGCGCAGGCGCTGCGGGACTACGTCGGGCGCAAGGAGCCCTACGTCATCTCGGTGTCCGGCCGCATCGAGGTGGACGACATGCTGACCGTCGTCGCGAACAAGACGATCTTCGGGATCGGTTCCACCGCCGAGATCACCGGCGGCGGGCTGCAACTGGGTTCGACCACCCGCCCCGGCAACAACGTGATCATCCGCAACCTGCGCTTCACCGACGCCTCGGACGACTCCATCAGCGTCACCAATTCCGCGCACCACGTGTGGATCGACCACTGCGACCTGTCGCGCGGCTTCGACGGTCTGCTCGACATCAAGCGGGAGTCCGACTACGTCACGGTGTCGTGGAACCACTTCCACGACCACAGCAAGACCGCGCTGCTGGGCCACTCCGACACCTACACCGCCGACCGCGGCAAGCTGCGCGTCACCTACCACCACAACTTCTTCGACCGCACCGACCAGCGGCACCCGCGCGTGCGGTTCGGCGAGCCCGTCCACGTCTACAACAACTACTACCGCGGCAACTCCCTCTACGGCGTCGCGTCCACGGAGGACGCCGGGGTGCTGGTCGAGGCCAACTACTTCGAGAACGTCGCCTACCCGGTGCTGTCCGGCTACGACAAGAGCGGACCGGGCCGCGTCGTGGAGCGCGGCAACGTCTACGTCGGCTCCGGTACCCCGCAGACACTCGGCACCGTGGTCGAACCCCGCACCTACTACGCCTACTCGCTCGACAACGCCGCCGACGTACCAGCGCTCGTCACCGCGGGCGCGGGCGTCGGCCGAGTCCAACGGAGGACTTCATGA
- a CDS encoding pectate lyase, giving the protein MSRTSALALAAVLVGGATSVATAPASAAEAAPIGFASVTALGQSGTTGGAGGPEVTVSTAADFTAAIKADGPRVVRVQGTITLAAGMYDVSSDKTVIGVGANSGITGGGLNIGLPVSSVTTPPANAVHNVIIRNLVFSNANDDSINVQMFSHHVWIDHNDLSAGKDGLIDIKRGSSFVTVSWNHTHHHTKNMLLGHDDGNAAQDTGYLKVTYHHNFFDRTPQRNPRTRFGNPVHVFNNYYVANSDTGVACQNKSGCWVEGNYFENVEEPMTNSYAGPKGSIVERDNVYVNSGTPVVGGSVEDPRGYYAYTLDTPANVKALVTQGAGTGKI; this is encoded by the coding sequence ATGAGCAGGACAAGCGCTCTCGCGCTCGCCGCGGTGCTCGTCGGCGGTGCCACGTCGGTGGCCACCGCGCCCGCGTCCGCCGCCGAGGCCGCGCCCATCGGGTTCGCCTCGGTGACGGCACTCGGCCAGAGCGGGACCACCGGCGGTGCCGGGGGGCCGGAGGTCACGGTCTCCACGGCGGCCGACTTCACCGCCGCCATCAAGGCCGACGGACCGCGCGTGGTCCGCGTGCAGGGCACGATCACGTTGGCGGCGGGCATGTACGACGTCTCCTCGGACAAGACGGTCATCGGCGTCGGCGCGAACTCCGGCATCACCGGCGGCGGGCTGAACATCGGCCTGCCGGTCAGCTCGGTGACCACGCCCCCGGCGAACGCCGTGCACAACGTGATCATCCGCAACCTGGTGTTCAGCAACGCCAACGACGACTCGATCAACGTGCAGATGTTCTCCCACCACGTCTGGATCGACCACAACGACCTGTCGGCGGGCAAGGACGGCCTGATCGACATCAAGCGCGGGTCCAGCTTCGTGACCGTGTCGTGGAACCACACCCACCACCACACCAAGAACATGCTGCTCGGCCACGACGACGGCAACGCCGCCCAGGACACCGGCTACCTGAAGGTGACCTACCACCACAACTTCTTCGACCGGACGCCACAGCGCAACCCGCGCACCCGCTTCGGCAACCCCGTGCACGTGTTCAACAACTACTACGTCGCCAACAGCGACACGGGTGTGGCGTGTCAGAACAAGTCCGGTTGCTGGGTCGAGGGCAACTACTTCGAGAACGTCGAGGAGCCGATGACCAACAGCTACGCGGGCCCGAAGGGCAGCATCGTCGAGCGGGACAACGTCTACGTCAACAGCGGTACACCGGTGGTGGGTGGCAGCGTGGAGGACCCGCGCGGCTACTACGCCTACACCCTGGACACGCCGGCGAACGTGAAGGCGCTGGTGACCCAGGGTGCGGGAACCGGCAAGATCTGA
- a CDS encoding trypsin-like serine protease — translation MVVVAATALAQSATNTAVAAPRADVEGVTMVNGAGKTITLPANAATALRSAAAGRSGNTVATKAAATKAEPGSVGTDSVIGADERVQESVPTSYPWGAIAHLQTNQGGCTGFMLSRDVLVTAGHCVHYGGSWVTSYTVTPGRTGNNAPFGSCSGGINDVWTTSGWINGYPSDQDYGLVKLTCDIGNNTGWFGWWYSTGENLVNQYFYVEGYPGDKPFGTMWWDGDNSYSQTANKLWYWIDTAGGQSGAPVYHYNSTTAGLCGGWCVTAIHTNGVAGDNPTNSGTRFRPDVMSFINYWISQP, via the coding sequence GTGGTCGTGGTCGCGGCCACGGCGTTGGCGCAGTCGGCGACGAACACGGCTGTTGCCGCACCGCGGGCCGACGTCGAGGGCGTCACGATGGTCAACGGCGCGGGCAAGACCATCACATTGCCTGCGAACGCGGCGACGGCGCTCCGCTCCGCCGCGGCGGGACGGTCCGGCAACACGGTCGCGACCAAGGCGGCCGCGACCAAGGCCGAGCCGGGGTCCGTCGGCACCGACTCGGTCATCGGAGCCGATGAGCGGGTGCAGGAATCCGTGCCCACCAGCTACCCGTGGGGCGCGATCGCGCACCTGCAAACCAACCAGGGCGGCTGCACCGGCTTCATGCTCAGCCGTGACGTGCTGGTCACGGCAGGGCACTGCGTGCACTACGGCGGCAGCTGGGTGACGTCGTACACCGTCACGCCCGGCCGCACCGGGAACAACGCGCCGTTCGGGTCCTGCAGCGGCGGTATCAACGACGTCTGGACCACGTCCGGCTGGATCAACGGCTACCCGTCCGACCAGGACTACGGCCTGGTCAAGCTGACCTGCGACATCGGCAACAACACCGGCTGGTTCGGCTGGTGGTACAGCACGGGCGAGAACCTGGTGAACCAGTACTTCTACGTCGAGGGCTATCCGGGGGACAAGCCCTTCGGCACCATGTGGTGGGACGGTGACAACTCATATTCGCAAACCGCCAACAAGCTCTGGTACTGGATCGACACCGCGGGTGGCCAGAGCGGTGCGCCGGTCTACCACTACAACTCCACCACGGCAGGGCTGTGCGGCGGCTGGTGCGTGACCGCCATCCACACCAATGGCGTGGCGGGCGACAACCCGACCAACAGCGGCACCCGGTTCCGGCCGGACGTGATGTCGTTCATCAACTACTGGATCTCGCAACCGTAG
- a CDS encoding META domain-containing protein encodes MAITDQGRPRALVADTLVKVRFTDDGRVVVNAGCNTLSGPVTVDGGTLRVADMSVTEIGCDPARHEQDEFLVDLFAGNLDYRLDGDHLVLGSSDRGLELNQERTLPLIGTVWKADTVIEGTMAGAVPAGVHVTLVFGPDQVEISGLCNLDRADYRTTGPTITFRPGQLTRKACQEDITSLEQATLAVLDGEATYSIDTDMLTLTKGDRGLRFTTEG; translated from the coding sequence TTGGCCATCACCGACCAGGGGCGGCCGAGAGCACTCGTCGCGGACACACTGGTCAAGGTGCGGTTCACCGACGACGGACGCGTGGTGGTCAACGCCGGGTGCAACACCCTTTCCGGGCCGGTCACCGTGGACGGCGGCACGCTCCGAGTCGCCGACATGAGCGTCACCGAGATCGGCTGCGACCCAGCACGGCACGAACAGGACGAGTTCCTGGTCGACCTCTTCGCAGGCAACCTTGATTATCGGCTCGACGGCGACCATCTCGTCCTCGGCTCCTCCGATCGGGGACTGGAACTGAACCAGGAGCGGACACTCCCCCTGATCGGCACGGTGTGGAAGGCCGACACCGTGATCGAGGGCACGATGGCAGGGGCGGTTCCGGCCGGAGTCCACGTCACGCTCGTGTTCGGCCCGGACCAGGTGGAGATCTCCGGCCTGTGCAACCTCGACCGGGCCGATTACCGAACCACCGGGCCCACGATCACCTTCCGGCCAGGCCAACTGACCCGCAAGGCATGCCAGGAGGACATCACGTCCCTGGAACAAGCCACACTTGCCGTGCTCGACGGCGAGGCGACCTACAGCATCGACACCGATATGCTGACCCTCACCAAAGGTGACAGAGGTCTGCGATTCACCACCGAGGGCTGA